One window of Athalia rosae chromosome 4, iyAthRosa1.1, whole genome shotgun sequence genomic DNA carries:
- the LOC105693035 gene encoding integrator complex subunit 10 isoform X2: protein MLENPKGSDNFSKEEYLISRAKEALKTDIYAAKSWLITAKSLFPHSAKVQFEAYRIEKLSKNVKEAAKCFSEIFQNFPDDRDIWKEIEMVTACLRSEQCDPDADLLCQMFQHIPQDLQHRLLIMTADHSEDTMEHCKLLLLLLRRFPQTIATHGPRLVETLLTAEKHSHPGRAVNGFRRLLACDALPLLGSAPVELNPRLCVRLLCKAVEFYLAYIQHPPDAHIQQPWDRLFQVVELTGGKLTWELSTLFATPWSREIYSDRLQLYASTYSGALCEELVARQLLFCTFVVLMRVLHEHNALVNTPEVAYCLVEAFGELSYSPLVEPKLKRRKREDSLALMVTSDGDYNGNGLGIAVKLWDILHSNDCLQREVGKLSQQLRLDTWLSPFLTDLAIYKGLHRDTLARLSQESGSLSTQLQLASSCYFLKDYKSMLEHIVLITNMLPSTRGKTCTNLMVPAVRHLHYLTLARNPILQYCCRLLLSAIKENFSMPGGVGDLALGHALVLMQIDWPQEAGTLGTITERIVSRGSFGYPLFQAYLICVDILEELTYLWTEHGGGVSLDVATGSGILQSRRITTRGADKGVREEVKQAMRRQAARDGVEPLDELIQRFIVNEKSALLHTLINP from the exons ATGTTGGAAAATCCTAAAGGctccgacaatttttcgaaagaggAATACCTCATATCGAGAGCTAAGGAAGCCTTAAAGACTGATATCTATGCAGCTAAGTCCTGGCTTATTACGGCGAAATCATTGTTTCCTCACAGTGCTAAAGTTCAG TTTGAAGCGTACCGAATTGAAAAGCTATCCAAAAATGTCAAGGAGGCTGCAAAATGTTTCAGCGAAAT ATTTCAGAACTTCCCAGATGATCGTGACATATGGAAGGAAATTGAAATGGTAACAGCATGTCTACGATCAGAGCAATGTGATCCGGACGCAGATCTTTTGTGCCAAATGTTTCAGCACATTCCACAAGACCTGCAACATCGGCTTCTTATTATGACTGCTGATCATAGCGAAGATACAATGGAACACTGCAAGTTGCTTCTGTTATTATTGCGACGCTTTCCTCAAACCATAGCTACGCATGGG CCAAGATTGGTAGAGACCTTGCTAACCGCTGAGAAACATAGTCACCCAGGACGTGCGGTTAATGGCTTTAGACGGCTATTAGCTTGTGACGCACTACCGTTACTTGGTTCTGCACCAGTTGAGCTAAATCCCCGATTGTGTGTGCGGTTACTTTGTAAAGCAGTCGAATTTTATCTGGCTTACATACAACATCCTCCAGACGCACACATTCAACAGCCGTGGGATAGACTATTTCAAGTGGTAGAACTCACTGGTGGTAAACTGACATGGGAATTGAGCACCCTCTTTGCGACGCCATGGAGCCGAGAAATTTACAGTGATCGATTACAACTTTATGCATCAACTTACAGTGGTGCTCTGTGCGAAGAACTTGTGGCACGCCAACTTCTTTTTTGCACTTTTGTTGTGCTAATGCGAGTGTTACATGAACATAATGCTCTTGTGAACACTCCAGAAGTAGCTTATTGTCTTGTGGAAGCATTTGGGGAACTGAGCTATTCACCCCTTGTAG AGCCCAAGTTGAAGAGACGAAAAAGGGAAGACTCATTGGCGTTAATGGTAACCAGTGATGGAGATTATAATGGAAATGGATTAGGAATTGCGGTAAAATTATGGGATATACTACATAGCAATGACTGTCTTCAGAGAGAAGTAGGCAAATTGAGCCAACAATTACGACTAGATACCTGGTTGAGTCCATTTCTAACGGATCTGGCCATATATAAGGGTCTACATCGTGATACATTGGCACGATTATCTCAAGAAAGTGGTTCCCTGTCCACGCAACTTCAATTAGCCAGCTCCtgttattttttgaaagaCTACAAG AGTATGCTCGAGCATATCGTCTTGATTACAAATATGCTTCCTTCAACACGTGGGAAAACTTGCACCAATTTAATGGTTCCAGCAGTACGTCATTTGCACTACCTAACACTTGCACGGAATCCTATTCTCCAGTACTGCTGCAGGCTGCTTCTATCGGCGATTAAA gagaatttttcaatgccTGGAGGTGTCGGGGACTTAGCGTTGGGGCACGCTTTGGTACTCATGCAAATAGATTGGCCTCAAGAGGCTGGAACACTGGGTACAATTACAGAACGAATCGTGAGCCGAGGTTCATTTGGGTATCCGTTATTCCAAGCATACTTAATATGCGTTGACATTTTAGAAGAACTTACATATTTGTGGACCGAACATGGGGGTGGAGTATCATTGGATGTAGCAACTGGTTCAGGAATATTACaga GCCGACGAATCACAACACGTGGCGCAGACAAGGGAGTCCGAGAAGAGGTGAAACAAGCTATGAGACGACAGGCGGCTCGAGACGGCGTTGAACCTCTAGATGAACTCATACAAAGATTTattgtgaatgaaaaaagtgctCTTTTGCATACCTTGATTAACCCATGA
- the LOC105693035 gene encoding integrator complex subunit 10 isoform X1, with product MLENPKGSDNFSKEEYLISRAKEALKTDIYAAKSWLITAKSLFPHSAKVQFEAYRIEKLSKNVKEAAKCFSEIFQNFPDDRDIWKEIEMVTACLRSEQCDPDADLLCQMFQHIPQDLQHRLLIMTADHSEDTMEHCKLLLLLLRRFPQTIATHGPRLVETLLTAEKHSHPGRAVNGFRRLLACDALPLLGSAPVELNPRLCVRLLCKAVEFYLAYIQHPPDAHIQQPWDRLFQVVELTGGKLTWELSTLFATPWSREIYSDRLQLYASTYSGALCEELVARQLLFCTFVVLMRVLHEHNALVNTPEVAYCLVEAFGELSYSPLVEPKLKRRKREDSLALMVTSDGDYNGNGLGIAVKLWDILHSNDCLQREVGKLSQQLRLDTWLSPFLTDLAIYKGLHRDTLARLSQESGSLSTQLQLASSCYFLKDYKSMLEHIVLITNMLPSTRGKTCTNLMVPAVRHLHYLTLARNPILQYCCRLLLSAIKVSCTFKENFSMPGGVGDLALGHALVLMQIDWPQEAGTLGTITERIVSRGSFGYPLFQAYLICVDILEELTYLWTEHGGGVSLDVATGSGILQSRRITTRGADKGVREEVKQAMRRQAARDGVEPLDELIQRFIVNEKSALLHTLINP from the exons ATGTTGGAAAATCCTAAAGGctccgacaatttttcgaaagaggAATACCTCATATCGAGAGCTAAGGAAGCCTTAAAGACTGATATCTATGCAGCTAAGTCCTGGCTTATTACGGCGAAATCATTGTTTCCTCACAGTGCTAAAGTTCAG TTTGAAGCGTACCGAATTGAAAAGCTATCCAAAAATGTCAAGGAGGCTGCAAAATGTTTCAGCGAAAT ATTTCAGAACTTCCCAGATGATCGTGACATATGGAAGGAAATTGAAATGGTAACAGCATGTCTACGATCAGAGCAATGTGATCCGGACGCAGATCTTTTGTGCCAAATGTTTCAGCACATTCCACAAGACCTGCAACATCGGCTTCTTATTATGACTGCTGATCATAGCGAAGATACAATGGAACACTGCAAGTTGCTTCTGTTATTATTGCGACGCTTTCCTCAAACCATAGCTACGCATGGG CCAAGATTGGTAGAGACCTTGCTAACCGCTGAGAAACATAGTCACCCAGGACGTGCGGTTAATGGCTTTAGACGGCTATTAGCTTGTGACGCACTACCGTTACTTGGTTCTGCACCAGTTGAGCTAAATCCCCGATTGTGTGTGCGGTTACTTTGTAAAGCAGTCGAATTTTATCTGGCTTACATACAACATCCTCCAGACGCACACATTCAACAGCCGTGGGATAGACTATTTCAAGTGGTAGAACTCACTGGTGGTAAACTGACATGGGAATTGAGCACCCTCTTTGCGACGCCATGGAGCCGAGAAATTTACAGTGATCGATTACAACTTTATGCATCAACTTACAGTGGTGCTCTGTGCGAAGAACTTGTGGCACGCCAACTTCTTTTTTGCACTTTTGTTGTGCTAATGCGAGTGTTACATGAACATAATGCTCTTGTGAACACTCCAGAAGTAGCTTATTGTCTTGTGGAAGCATTTGGGGAACTGAGCTATTCACCCCTTGTAG AGCCCAAGTTGAAGAGACGAAAAAGGGAAGACTCATTGGCGTTAATGGTAACCAGTGATGGAGATTATAATGGAAATGGATTAGGAATTGCGGTAAAATTATGGGATATACTACATAGCAATGACTGTCTTCAGAGAGAAGTAGGCAAATTGAGCCAACAATTACGACTAGATACCTGGTTGAGTCCATTTCTAACGGATCTGGCCATATATAAGGGTCTACATCGTGATACATTGGCACGATTATCTCAAGAAAGTGGTTCCCTGTCCACGCAACTTCAATTAGCCAGCTCCtgttattttttgaaagaCTACAAG AGTATGCTCGAGCATATCGTCTTGATTACAAATATGCTTCCTTCAACACGTGGGAAAACTTGCACCAATTTAATGGTTCCAGCAGTACGTCATTTGCACTACCTAACACTTGCACGGAATCCTATTCTCCAGTACTGCTGCAGGCTGCTTCTATCGGCGATTAAA GTTTCTTGCACTTTTaaggagaatttttcaatgccTGGAGGTGTCGGGGACTTAGCGTTGGGGCACGCTTTGGTACTCATGCAAATAGATTGGCCTCAAGAGGCTGGAACACTGGGTACAATTACAGAACGAATCGTGAGCCGAGGTTCATTTGGGTATCCGTTATTCCAAGCATACTTAATATGCGTTGACATTTTAGAAGAACTTACATATTTGTGGACCGAACATGGGGGTGGAGTATCATTGGATGTAGCAACTGGTTCAGGAATATTACaga GCCGACGAATCACAACACGTGGCGCAGACAAGGGAGTCCGAGAAGAGGTGAAACAAGCTATGAGACGACAGGCGGCTCGAGACGGCGTTGAACCTCTAGATGAACTCATACAAAGATTTattgtgaatgaaaaaagtgctCTTTTGCATACCTTGATTAACCCATGA